The following is a genomic window from Candidatus Atribacteria bacterium ADurb.Bin276.
AGATGCGTTATAATAATCAATATTTAAACTCTTTATCCAATGAACATCACTGTAGTTAAAGGATAGAACAACTCTGATAGTTTATCATTTTTGTCAATAGTAAAGTAAGTTCCCATTTATCAATAACAAAATAAAAAACCTCTCCTTTATTTAGGAGAGGTTGGAACATATTCATGGAATAATCGATTATTTCATATATTTCTTTTCAATTTCACGAATTTTTTGCACTTTAGGGAGAGACCTTCCACCCCCGAATTCACTTCCCAACCAAGCATCAACCAGCATTTTAGCTAGTTCTGGACCCACAATATGTCTTCCTAAAGTCATGACATTGGAATCATTGCTTTTTTTCGCTCTTTCAGCTGAATAAATATCATGAGTAGGAGCGGCATAAATCCCGGGGATTTTATTAGCAGCCATGGCCATACCAAGGCCGGTTCCACAGACAAGTATTCCATACTGATGTTTTCCCTCGGTTATAGTCAAACAAGCTTTGAGGGCTATATCTGGATAATCCACAACTTCGTCTTCAGAGTTCACCCCTAAATCTTCAAATTCAACTCCTTTTTTGTGGAGATGCTCAGCAATAACTTTTTTTAAAGGATATCCAAAATGATCGGATGCCAGAAATAAGGACATGATTCTTCACTCCTTTCCAATTATCAAAACTCTAATAAAA
Proteins encoded in this region:
- the rpiB gene encoding Ribose-5-phosphate isomerase B encodes the protein MSLFLASDHFGYPLKKVIAEHLHKKGVEFEDLGVNSEDEVVDYPDIALKACLTITEGKHQYGILVCGTGLGMAMAANKIPGIYAAPTHDIYSAERAKKSNDSNVMTLGRHIVGPELAKMLVDAWLGSEFGGGRSLPKVQKIREIEKKYMK